Proteins encoded together in one Chroicocephalus ridibundus chromosome 13, bChrRid1.1, whole genome shotgun sequence window:
- the CASTOR1 gene encoding cytosolic arginine sensor for mTORC1 subunit 1 isoform X3 has product MLGCKFFSLTETPEDYTIMLDEEGFKELPPSEFMQVADSTWLVLSVVSNGRAPSGCQATGVTKIARSVIAPLAEHHVSVLMLSTYQTDFILVRERDLPVVIHTLAGEFDIYKEESGECVPVTCDDVSNGFLKPKPAASPTLHPVQSPQTRFCVLTVAPDTLPAIATMLIDVLFYSHSPPREAGADGQDLDSITFFAFSLIEGYISIVMDAETQKRFPSDLLLTSSTGELWRMVRIGGQPLGFDECGIVAQIAEPLAAADISAYYISTFNFDHALVPEEGIAEVIQLLQQRQESGR; this is encoded by the exons atGCTGGG GTGCAAGTTCTTCAGCCTGACGGAGACCCCCGAGGACTACACCATCATGCTGGACGAGGAGGGCTTCAAAG AGCTGCCGCCCTCCGAGTTCATGCAGGTGGCGGATTCGACGTGGCTGGTGCTCAGCGTCGTCTCCAACGGCCGGGCGCCCTCCGGCTGCCAGGCCACCGGCGTCACCAAGATCGCCAGGTCGGTCATCGCGCCGCTGGCCGAGCACCACGTCTCGGTGCTGATGCTCTCCACCTACCAGACCGACTTCATCCTG GTGCGGGAGCGGGACCTGCCGGTGGTGATCCACACGCTGGCAGGGGAGTTCGACATCTACAAGGAGGAGAGCGGCGAGTGCGTCCCCGTCACCTGCGATGACGTGAGCAACGGCTTCCTCAAGCCCAAGCCGG ccgccagccccacgctgcaCCCCGTGCAGAGCCCCCAGACCCGCTTCTGCGTCCTGACCGTGGCCCCCGACACGCTGCCCGCCATCGCCACCATGCTCATCGACGTCCTCTTCTACTCCCACAG CCCACCGAGGGAGGCTGGCGCTGACGGCCAGGACCTCGACTCCATCACCTTCTTCGCCTTCTCCCTCATCGAGGGCTACATCTCCATCGTGATGGACGCCGAAACCCAGAAGCG GTTCCCCAGTGACCTACTGCTGACCAGCTCGACGGGGGAGCTGTGGCGGATGGTGCGGATCGGCGGGCAGCCCCTCGGCTTCG ACGAGTGTGGCATCGTGGCCCAGATCGCCGAGCCGCTGGCCGCCGCCGACATATCGGCGTATTACATCAGCACCTTCAACTTCGATCACGCCTTG gTCCCCGAGGAGGGCATCGCCGAAGtcatccagctgctgcagcagcgccAGGAGAGCGGCAGATAG
- the TBC1D10A gene encoding TBC1 domain family member 10A isoform X1 produces the protein MQLHALHGPMGEQEGWPGGQRALPCVPSAAYGRAGMGGSHPHPALAPVFAFPAPSRILLSSRAGLVWSCLEATKPWPGSWQPSAAPSCWRSSAWHVKSNVGEQGIRLRCQKGIPPSLRGRAWQYLSGSKVKLEQNIDKFDELDLLPGDPKWLDVIERDLHRQFPFHEMFVSRGGHGQQDLFRVLKAYTLYRPEEGYCQAQAPIAAVLLMHMPAEQAFWCLVQICEKYLPGYYSEKLEAIQLDGQILFSLLHKVSPVAYKHLSKQKIDPILYMTEWFMCAFSRTLPWSSVLRVWDMFFCEGVKIIFRVGLVLLKHTLGSSDKLKSCQGQYETMERLRALSPKIMQETFLVQEVIELPVTERQIEREHLIQLKKWRETHGELQCKSPPRLHGAKAISEAEPPTRKALEPVPSIIVPPGPAPVPKARKSKEKSREKGPASPANGPGAEGNGAPGSARELLHPQVSPHHQSKESLSSRESEDTYL, from the exons ATGCAACTCCATGCTCTCCATGGACCCATGGGCGAGCAGGAGGGCTGGCCTGGGGGCCAGAGAGCCCTCCCCTGCGTCCCCAGTGCTGCCTATGGCCGTGCCGGGATGGGAGGGAGCCACCCGCACCCCGCCTTAGCTCCAGTGTTTGCCTTTCCAGCTCCCAGCAGGATCCTGCTTTCAAGCAGAGCCGGGCTTGTTTGGAGCTGTTTGGAAGCCACAAAGCCTTGGCCGGGCTCCTGGCAGCCGTCCGCAGCTCCCTCGTGCTGGCGTAGCTCTGCCTGGCATGTTAAGAGCAATGTTGGGGAGCAAGGG ATCCGGCTGCGGTGCCAGAAGGGGATCCCGCCCTCGCTGCGGGGCCGAGCCTGGCAATACCTCTCTGGGAGCAAGGTCAAGCTGGAGCAGAACATCGACAAGTTTGAC gaacTGGATCTCCTCCCAGGGGACCCGAAGTGGCTGGACGTGATCGAGCGCGATCTCCATCGGCAGTTCCCCTTCCACGAGATGTTCGTCTCGCGCGGAGGTCACGG GCAGCAGGACCTGTTTCGGGTACTGAAGGCGTACACGCTGTACCGCCCGGAGGAGGGCTACTGCCAGGCCCAGGCCCCCATCGCCGCCGTCCTGCTCATGCACATGCCGGCCGAG CAAGCGTTCTGGTGCCTGGTGCAGATCTGTGAGAAGTACCTCCCCGGCTACTACAGCGAGAAGCTG GAGGCCATTCAGCTGGACGGGCAGATCCTCTTCTCGCTGCTGCACAAGGTCTCGCCCGTGGCCTACAAGCACCTGAGCAAGCAGAAGATCGACCCCATCCTCTACATGACGGAGTGGTTCATGTGCGCCTTCTCCCGCACGCTGCCCTGGAGCTCCGTCCTGCGTGTCTGGGACATGTTCTTCTGTGAAG GGGTGAAGATCATCTTCCGGGTGGGCCTCGTGCTGCTCAAACACACCCTGGGCTCCTCGGACAAGCTCAAGTCCTGCCAGGGCCAGTACGAGACCATGGAGCGGCTGAGGGCCCTCAGCCCCAAGATCATGCAGGAGACCTTCCTGGTGCAGGAG GTCATCGAGCTGCCGGTGACGGAGCGTCAGATCGAGCGGGAGCACCTGATCCAGCTGAAGAAGTGGCGGGAGACGCATGGGGAGCTGCAGTGCAAGTCCCCCCCgcgcctgcacggcgccaaggcCATCAGCGAGGCCGAGCCCCCCACCCGCAAGGCGCTGGAGCCCGTCCCCTCCATCATTGTCCCCCCCGGGCCAGCTCCCGTGCCCAAGGCCCGCAAGAGcaaggagaagagcagagaaaagggCCCGGCCAGCCCTGCCAACGGCCCCGGGGCTGAGGGCAATGGGGCACCCGGCTCGGCCCGGGAGctgctgcacccccaggtctCCCCCCACCACCAGTCCAAGGAGAGCCTGAGCTCCCGGGAGAGCGAGGACACGTACTTGTAG
- the CASTOR1 gene encoding cytosolic arginine sensor for mTORC1 subunit 1 isoform X2, which translates to MDLHILEHRVRVLSLARRGLWLYTHPLLKLLFLPQRCRCKFFSLTETPEDYTIMLDEEGFKELPPSEFMQVADSTWLVLSVVSNGRAPSGCQATGVTKIARSVIAPLAEHHVSVLMLSTYQTDFILVRERDLPVVIHTLAGEFDIYKEESGECVPVTCDDVSNGFLKPKPAASPTLHPVQSPQTRFCVLTVAPDTLPAIATMLIDVLFYSHSPPREAGADGQDLDSITFFAFSLIEGYISIVMDAETQKRFPSDLLLTSSTGELWRMVRIGGQPLGFDECGIVAQIAEPLAAADISAYYISTFNFDHALVPEEGIAEVIQLLQQRQESGR; encoded by the exons ATGGACCTGCACATCCTGGAGCACCGGGTGCGGGTGCTGAGCCTGGCCCGCCGCGGGCTCTGGCTCTACACCCACCCGCTGCTCAAGCTGCTCTTcctgccccagcgctgccg GTGCAAGTTCTTCAGCCTGACGGAGACCCCCGAGGACTACACCATCATGCTGGACGAGGAGGGCTTCAAAG AGCTGCCGCCCTCCGAGTTCATGCAGGTGGCGGATTCGACGTGGCTGGTGCTCAGCGTCGTCTCCAACGGCCGGGCGCCCTCCGGCTGCCAGGCCACCGGCGTCACCAAGATCGCCAGGTCGGTCATCGCGCCGCTGGCCGAGCACCACGTCTCGGTGCTGATGCTCTCCACCTACCAGACCGACTTCATCCTG GTGCGGGAGCGGGACCTGCCGGTGGTGATCCACACGCTGGCAGGGGAGTTCGACATCTACAAGGAGGAGAGCGGCGAGTGCGTCCCCGTCACCTGCGATGACGTGAGCAACGGCTTCCTCAAGCCCAAGCCGG ccgccagccccacgctgcaCCCCGTGCAGAGCCCCCAGACCCGCTTCTGCGTCCTGACCGTGGCCCCCGACACGCTGCCCGCCATCGCCACCATGCTCATCGACGTCCTCTTCTACTCCCACAG CCCACCGAGGGAGGCTGGCGCTGACGGCCAGGACCTCGACTCCATCACCTTCTTCGCCTTCTCCCTCATCGAGGGCTACATCTCCATCGTGATGGACGCCGAAACCCAGAAGCG GTTCCCCAGTGACCTACTGCTGACCAGCTCGACGGGGGAGCTGTGGCGGATGGTGCGGATCGGCGGGCAGCCCCTCGGCTTCG ACGAGTGTGGCATCGTGGCCCAGATCGCCGAGCCGCTGGCCGCCGCCGACATATCGGCGTATTACATCAGCACCTTCAACTTCGATCACGCCTTG gTCCCCGAGGAGGGCATCGCCGAAGtcatccagctgctgcagcagcgccAGGAGAGCGGCAGATAG
- the TBC1D10A gene encoding TBC1 domain family member 10A isoform X2, whose translation MAKSRGGGGPGSPGGRHHSLAGTRESLAEPGGDELSSLGSDSEVNGGGPEERRVDKFGFIVGSRSAEGPLEEVPLEVLRQRESKWLDMLNNWDKWMAKKHKKIRLRCQKGIPPSLRGRAWQYLSGSKVKLEQNIDKFDELDLLPGDPKWLDVIERDLHRQFPFHEMFVSRGGHGQQDLFRVLKAYTLYRPEEGYCQAQAPIAAVLLMHMPAEQAFWCLVQICEKYLPGYYSEKLEAIQLDGQILFSLLHKVSPVAYKHLSKQKIDPILYMTEWFMCAFSRTLPWSSVLRVWDMFFCEGVKIIFRVGLVLLKHTLGSSDKLKSCQGQYETMERLRALSPKIMQETFLVQEVIELPVTERQIEREHLIQLKKWRETHGELQCKSPPRLHGAKAISEAEPPTRKALEPVPSIIVPPGPAPVPKARKSKEKSREKGPASPANGPGAEGNGAPGSARELLHPQVSPHHQSKESLSSRESEDTYL comes from the exons atggccaagagccgcgggggcggcgggcccggctcGCCCGGCGGCCGCCACCACAGCCTAGCCGGCACCCGCGAAAGCCTGGCCGAGCCGGGCGGCGATGAGCTCAGTTCCCTCGGCTCCGACTCCGAGGTGAACGGCGGCGGCCCTGAGGAACGGCGCGTCGACAAGTTCGGCTTCATCGTGGGCAGCCGCAGCGCCGAGGGGCC GCTGGAGGAGGTGCCCTTGGAGGTGCTACGGCAGCGGGAGTCCAAGTGGCTGGACATGCTCAACAACTGGGACAAGTGGATGGCCAAAAAACACAAGAAG ATCCGGCTGCGGTGCCAGAAGGGGATCCCGCCCTCGCTGCGGGGCCGAGCCTGGCAATACCTCTCTGGGAGCAAGGTCAAGCTGGAGCAGAACATCGACAAGTTTGAC gaacTGGATCTCCTCCCAGGGGACCCGAAGTGGCTGGACGTGATCGAGCGCGATCTCCATCGGCAGTTCCCCTTCCACGAGATGTTCGTCTCGCGCGGAGGTCACGG GCAGCAGGACCTGTTTCGGGTACTGAAGGCGTACACGCTGTACCGCCCGGAGGAGGGCTACTGCCAGGCCCAGGCCCCCATCGCCGCCGTCCTGCTCATGCACATGCCGGCCGAG CAAGCGTTCTGGTGCCTGGTGCAGATCTGTGAGAAGTACCTCCCCGGCTACTACAGCGAGAAGCTG GAGGCCATTCAGCTGGACGGGCAGATCCTCTTCTCGCTGCTGCACAAGGTCTCGCCCGTGGCCTACAAGCACCTGAGCAAGCAGAAGATCGACCCCATCCTCTACATGACGGAGTGGTTCATGTGCGCCTTCTCCCGCACGCTGCCCTGGAGCTCCGTCCTGCGTGTCTGGGACATGTTCTTCTGTGAAG GGGTGAAGATCATCTTCCGGGTGGGCCTCGTGCTGCTCAAACACACCCTGGGCTCCTCGGACAAGCTCAAGTCCTGCCAGGGCCAGTACGAGACCATGGAGCGGCTGAGGGCCCTCAGCCCCAAGATCATGCAGGAGACCTTCCTGGTGCAGGAG GTCATCGAGCTGCCGGTGACGGAGCGTCAGATCGAGCGGGAGCACCTGATCCAGCTGAAGAAGTGGCGGGAGACGCATGGGGAGCTGCAGTGCAAGTCCCCCCCgcgcctgcacggcgccaaggcCATCAGCGAGGCCGAGCCCCCCACCCGCAAGGCGCTGGAGCCCGTCCCCTCCATCATTGTCCCCCCCGGGCCAGCTCCCGTGCCCAAGGCCCGCAAGAGcaaggagaagagcagagaaaagggCCCGGCCAGCCCTGCCAACGGCCCCGGGGCTGAGGGCAATGGGGCACCCGGCTCGGCCCGGGAGctgctgcacccccaggtctCCCCCCACCACCAGTCCAAGGAGAGCCTGAGCTCCCGGGAGAGCGAGGACACGTACTTGTAG
- the CASTOR1 gene encoding cytosolic arginine sensor for mTORC1 subunit 1 isoform X1, with protein MQRTPTPPRTQPGVLVQGGEMHPGLVGGGGRSLGPAHPCSQNQAPSQRLEQLSPVWLVPPVEGAGLRPQTSICSPRLGLILSWLRWASSSPEEQCDTRCLSRCEPWGTWHRVPFGCAKLQGAPCLSFPLPLAELPPSEFMQVADSTWLVLSVVSNGRAPSGCQATGVTKIARSVIAPLAEHHVSVLMLSTYQTDFILVRERDLPVVIHTLAGEFDIYKEESGECVPVTCDDVSNGFLKPKPAASPTLHPVQSPQTRFCVLTVAPDTLPAIATMLIDVLFYSHSPPREAGADGQDLDSITFFAFSLIEGYISIVMDAETQKRFPSDLLLTSSTGELWRMVRIGGQPLGFDECGIVAQIAEPLAAADISAYYISTFNFDHALVPEEGIAEVIQLLQQRQESGR; from the exons ATGCAgcgcaccccgacaccccctcGCACCCAGCCCGGGGTGCtggtgcagggaggagagatgcACCCTgggcttgtggggggtgggggtcgTAGCCTTGGCCCCGCTCATCCCTGCAGCCAAAATCAGGCGCCGTCTCAGCGCCTGGAGCAGCTGAGCCCTGTCTGGCTCGTTCCGCCTGTGGAAGGGGCTGGTCTGCGCCCCCAAACCAGCATCTGCAGCCCACGCCTGGGGCTGATCCTGTCCTGGCTCCGCTGGGCCAGCTCGTCTCCCGAGGAACAGTGTGACACGCGGTGCCTGAGCCGGTGCGAGCCCTGGGGCACGTGGCATCGGGTGCCATTCGGCTGTGCCAAGCTCCAGGgagccccgtgcctcagtttccccttgccCCTCGCAGAGCTGCCGCCCTCCGAGTTCATGCAGGTGGCGGATTCGACGTGGCTGGTGCTCAGCGTCGTCTCCAACGGCCGGGCGCCCTCCGGCTGCCAGGCCACCGGCGTCACCAAGATCGCCAGGTCGGTCATCGCGCCGCTGGCCGAGCACCACGTCTCGGTGCTGATGCTCTCCACCTACCAGACCGACTTCATCCTG GTGCGGGAGCGGGACCTGCCGGTGGTGATCCACACGCTGGCAGGGGAGTTCGACATCTACAAGGAGGAGAGCGGCGAGTGCGTCCCCGTCACCTGCGATGACGTGAGCAACGGCTTCCTCAAGCCCAAGCCGG ccgccagccccacgctgcaCCCCGTGCAGAGCCCCCAGACCCGCTTCTGCGTCCTGACCGTGGCCCCCGACACGCTGCCCGCCATCGCCACCATGCTCATCGACGTCCTCTTCTACTCCCACAG CCCACCGAGGGAGGCTGGCGCTGACGGCCAGGACCTCGACTCCATCACCTTCTTCGCCTTCTCCCTCATCGAGGGCTACATCTCCATCGTGATGGACGCCGAAACCCAGAAGCG GTTCCCCAGTGACCTACTGCTGACCAGCTCGACGGGGGAGCTGTGGCGGATGGTGCGGATCGGCGGGCAGCCCCTCGGCTTCG ACGAGTGTGGCATCGTGGCCCAGATCGCCGAGCCGCTGGCCGCCGCCGACATATCGGCGTATTACATCAGCACCTTCAACTTCGATCACGCCTTG gTCCCCGAGGAGGGCATCGCCGAAGtcatccagctgctgcagcagcgccAGGAGAGCGGCAGATAG